One Legionella hackeliae DNA segment encodes these proteins:
- a CDS encoding ATP-binding cassette domain-containing protein has protein sequence MIELNGLNKSYANTIALRNVNLFVQEGEIFGIIGRSGAGKSTLLRSVNLLEQPDSGEVVIDNEDLTTLSARQLRIARHKMAMIFQHFNLLSSKTVYENIALPMRIQGMSEAVIKSRIEELLPLVELEEKINFYPDQLSGGQKQRVAIARALSCSPKILLCDEATSALDPETTNSILELLKKINSLYGITIVLITHEMEVVKRICHRLAVMEAGAIIETTALASVFNNKDSQARSMLYAQLSPELPVCLRNSLSNTPNNKPLLRLFFQGDNATVPFISQTSRELNLDINILLANIDRFDRVTCGVLVVELIADKNLLDLFIKRCEASNLTVEILGYVTDNAL, from the coding sequence ATGATTGAATTAAATGGATTAAATAAATCCTATGCGAATACTATTGCTTTGCGCAACGTTAACTTATTTGTGCAAGAAGGCGAGATTTTTGGCATTATTGGTAGAAGTGGAGCGGGTAAATCCACCTTGCTACGCTCTGTCAATTTATTAGAACAACCAGACAGTGGTGAAGTTGTTATTGATAACGAAGACTTAACCACCCTCTCTGCCAGGCAATTGCGAATTGCACGCCATAAGATGGCGATGATTTTTCAGCATTTTAACCTCTTGAGTTCAAAAACCGTTTACGAAAATATTGCGCTCCCAATGCGGATTCAAGGAATGTCCGAAGCAGTTATTAAAAGCAGGATTGAGGAACTTTTACCTTTAGTGGAACTTGAAGAAAAAATAAATTTTTATCCTGATCAACTAAGCGGTGGTCAAAAACAACGGGTGGCTATCGCGCGAGCGCTTAGTTGTTCCCCTAAAATTTTGCTTTGTGATGAGGCCACGTCTGCACTAGACCCCGAAACAACAAACTCCATTTTAGAACTCTTGAAAAAAATCAATAGCCTCTATGGGATAACGATTGTTTTGATTACCCATGAAATGGAAGTCGTAAAACGTATTTGCCATCGTCTGGCAGTGATGGAGGCAGGAGCCATCATTGAAACAACTGCATTAGCAAGTGTATTCAATAACAAAGATAGTCAAGCTCGCAGTATGCTTTACGCACAATTAAGTCCTGAGCTTCCGGTATGTCTACGTAATTCCCTGTCCAATACCCCGAACAATAAACCCTTGTTACGTTTATTTTTCCAGGGAGATAACGCTACTGTGCCATTCATTAGCCAAACCAGCCGCGAATTAAATCTGGACATTAATATTTTATTGGCCAATATTGATCGTTTTGATAGGGTCACTTGCGGTGTCTTAGTCGTTGAATTAATTGCGGATAAAAACTTATTAGATTTATTTATCAAGCGCTGCGAAGCGTCCAATTTAACTGTGGAGATTTTAGGGTATGTCACTGACAATGCTTTATGA
- a CDS encoding methionine ABC transporter permease encodes MSLTMLYDLLIASGETLYMVLVSTFFAVLLGLPLGTLLFSSTKIKPHAFLNRFISGFINFSRSIPFIILLVALIPFTRLLVGTSIGIHAAMVPLTLGATPFFARLVDNIYQNVPNGLIEAGFSMGTNTWQMIRFILFPEAFPALIQATTVTAITLVNYSAMAGTVGGGGLGDLAIRYGYQRFNIGIMLATVVILVVIVQLLQMGGDRLARRFSHN; translated from the coding sequence ATGTCACTGACAATGCTTTATGATTTATTAATAGCCAGTGGCGAAACTCTATACATGGTGCTCGTCAGCACCTTCTTCGCTGTTTTGCTGGGCTTACCATTAGGAACTCTTCTTTTTAGTAGTACTAAAATTAAGCCGCATGCCTTTTTAAATCGTTTTATTTCAGGATTTATTAATTTCAGCCGTTCTATTCCTTTTATCATCCTCTTGGTTGCACTAATTCCATTTACCCGGTTATTAGTGGGAACATCCATCGGTATACATGCGGCCATGGTGCCACTAACATTAGGAGCCACCCCTTTTTTTGCCCGGTTAGTAGATAACATTTATCAAAATGTGCCCAATGGATTAATTGAAGCCGGCTTCTCAATGGGTACAAATACCTGGCAAATGATTCGCTTTATTTTATTCCCTGAAGCTTTCCCTGCGTTAATTCAGGCGACTACAGTTACAGCAATTACACTGGTAAATTATTCGGCAATGGCAGGTACAGTCGGTGGCGGAGGCTTGGGCGATTTAGCAATTCGCTATGGCTATCAGCGCTTCAATATTGGAATCATGCTAGCCACTGTCGTGATATTGGTTGTCATTGTGCAATTGTTGCAAATGGGAGGCGACCGTTTGGCACGGCGCTTTTCGCATAATTAA